CAGGAAACTTCCAACTGTTGTACAAAGACGAGGGTAAGGCATTCAACGCTTACGCTCAGTTTATGGGTCACAACAGTCTAATTCAATTCATTGCATGGGGCCTGAAAATTGTGATCTTATTGCACGCTTTCATCGCCATCCAGCTCACATTCTCCAACAGAGCTGCCCGTCCGGTTAAATATGCAGTAAATCCGGGCAACGCTACCTCCTCCTGGTTTTCCCGCCAGATGGCTGTCATGGGTAGCATTCTCTTTATCTTCATTGTGGTTCACCTGGCCCAACTCTGGGGTAAATTCCACTACGGTGAAATGCCTACGAAAACATACGAAGGCATGACCGAACCACTGAAAGACCTGTATGCTGTTACTTATCAGTTATTCGAAAATCCAATTGTAGTGCTGATCTATGTGATCGGTATGATCGGATTGTCTTTCCACCTTATCCATGGTTTTAAAAGTGCCTGCCAGACTTTTGGCTTAAATCATAAAAAATATAACGGGATCATCAATTTCATCGGTGTATGGGTATTTGGTATAGCCATCCCTGTTGGCTTCGCCATCATTCCCGTTTTAATTTATTTTAACAGATAATTTTGTAAAGTAAGGATATATGTTGAACGCAAAAATTCCTGCAGGCCCATTAAATTCAAAGTGGGAAGATTATAAAGGACATTGTAAGCTGGTAAACCCTGCGAATAAACGTAGCCTCGAGGTGATCGTTATTGGTACCGGTTTGGCTGGTGCTTCAGCAGCGGCTTCATTAGGTGAGTTAGGATATAAAGTGAAAGCATTCTGCTTTCAGGATAGCCCACGCCGCGCACACAGTATTGCCGCCCAGGGTGGTATCAATGCTGCTAAAAACTATCAAAATGATGGTGACTCCGTTTACCGTCTCTTCTACGATACCGTAAAAGGTGGTGACTACCGCTCCCGCGAAGCCAACGTTCATCGTCTGGCTGAAGTAAGTGGTAACATCATCGACCAATGCGTGGCACAAGGTGTTCCTTTCGCCCGCGAATATGGTGGACTGCTGTCTAACCGCTCTTTCGGTGGTACACAGGTACAACGTACCTTCTACGCTGCCGGCCAGACAGGTCAACAGCTCCTCCTCGGTGCATACTCTGC
The Chitinophaga sp. Cy-1792 genome window above contains:
- a CDS encoding succinate dehydrogenase cytochrome b subunit; this translates as MKWSQFFNTSIGKKLLVGATGLFLCSFVLVHLAGNFQLLYKDEGKAFNAYAQFMGHNSLIQFIAWGLKIVILLHAFIAIQLTFSNRAARPVKYAVNPGNATSSWFSRQMAVMGSILFIFIVVHLAQLWGKFHYGEMPTKTYEGMTEPLKDLYAVTYQLFENPIVVLIYVIGMIGLSFHLIHGFKSACQTFGLNHKKYNGIINFIGVWVFGIAIPVGFAIIPVLIYFNR